A stretch of Paenibacillus sp. URB8-2 DNA encodes these proteins:
- the rfbC gene encoding dTDP-4-dehydrorhamnose 3,5-epimerase, translating into MKIIPRRLEGVFEIRLSPFSDHRGLFMRTYDESIFSAYDIHRHWVQENQSVTIRKGTIRGLHFQYPPSSETKLVRVTTGAVLDVFVDLRKDSPTFGEWDSIELSEDNRAMIYIPRGFAHGFCTLCDHCTVQYKVDRKFSSAEDGGIRWNDPSVAVKWPTETPILSEKDQNLPTLDMFISQNKRMDSV; encoded by the coding sequence ATGAAGATTATTCCAAGAAGGCTGGAAGGCGTGTTTGAAATCCGGCTGTCTCCGTTTAGCGATCACCGAGGACTGTTTATGAGAACATACGACGAATCTATCTTCTCCGCTTACGATATTCATCGCCATTGGGTTCAAGAGAATCAATCGGTGACGATCCGCAAGGGAACGATCCGTGGATTGCATTTCCAATATCCCCCCAGTTCTGAGACCAAACTCGTAAGAGTCACTACCGGTGCCGTTCTTGACGTTTTTGTAGATCTGCGGAAAGACTCCCCGACCTTCGGAGAATGGGACAGTATTGAACTGTCCGAAGACAACCGGGCGATGATCTATATTCCGCGCGGCTTCGCTCACGGTTTCTGCACGCTGTGCGATCATTGCACCGTACAGTATAAAGTAGACCGGAAATTCTCTTCTGCAGAAGATGGCGGTATCCGCTGGAATGATCCATCAGTCGCTGTGAAGTGGCCTACGGAAACTCCGATTCTCTCTGAAAAAGACCAGAATCTGCCTACGCTGGATATGTTCATTTCGCAAAATAAAAGGATG